The stretch of DNA CATCTGGCAAGATTTTCACCTTTTCATTTATCTGTTATTTTGATGGTAGATCAGGACTCCCGCCCTGATCTATTTTTAAACTAGGAACCACTAAATGGTTTATCATTCCTCTTTTTCAATGACCTGATCCAGGTTCTTTTCCGTTTTAACACTCACAATCGGCCTAGTCTTCAAGAATGATGCTATTACTGCTACGAACAGGATCAATATTGCTGCTACAAGGAATGTGAGTGCGATCGCATCTCCATAGTCGCTCACGATTGTCTGTACATAGCCTGGACCGAATTCTGACATGATCTCTCCAAGATGATTCAAAATTGAAGTGGTCATTGGGAATCCTGCATCTGAGAGGCCAGGAATCGCATTCAGTTTTTGGATGAATGCAGTTGAGATTATTGTAGCAAATAATCCAGTGGCCATCGTACCTCCAATATTCCTGAACAAGTTAATTGTGGATGTAACCATTCCCATCTCTTTTTCTGATGAGTTATTCTGCACCAAGATCATAATCACAGACATTACACAGCCAAATCCGAATCCGCAGATGAACAGCGAGAGCAGAAGAAACCACAGATCACTGCCGTTATGCAGAAAGCTCATCATAAGCAGTCCAATGAATGAAAATATGGGTCCAGATATGAGCCATGGCTTGTACCCTGTGCGATTAAGCAGAGCACCGCTGGAGATTGAAGTAATCATCATGCCGGCTACAAGTGCCAAGGTAACATAACCGGATTCAGTGGGGGTGTAACCCATGATCATCTGCAGGAATATCGTGATGAATGTAAGAACGCCCATCATTGTCATTCCAAAGATGAAGACCATCACACCGCTGCTGACGATCAGTTTGTTTTTGAATATGTGCGGGTTCATCACTGGATCTTTTACCTTATGCTCTATCTTTACAAATGCATGCAGCAATGCTACTGCAATTATGACCATTATCAATGTTTCAACACTTATCCATGCGAAATCATTCCCTGCCCACGTGAATAGAAGCAGAATATCAGCTATGAATATACTTAGAACTCCCATTCCGGTGTAATCTATGTATGGTTTTTCCTGAACGTTGATCGAAGGGAATTTCGCAGCTGTGAGTGCAATCATTACCAAGCCGATCGGGACATTAATAAAGAAACACCAGTGCCAGCCGATGCTGTCTGTTATAATACCTCCCAGCAGCGGTCCTATTGCAGAGCCCACTGCAAAAATCGCTCCCAGCATGCCCTGAACCTTTCCTCTTTTTTCTGGAGGGTATAAGTCTGCTACAGTTGCAGTAGCTACAGGAATTAATGTTCCTCCGCCGAAACCTTGCAGTGCCCGGAATGCAATAAGTTCGACCATATTTGTGGATAATCCAGCTAACACCGAACCGGCTAAGAAGAGCCCTATTCCCACTAATAAAAGAGGCTTCCTTCCATAAATATCTGACAACTTTCCAGATATTGGAATAAGGACAGTCTCACAGAGCATGTATGCAGTAATAGCCCATGAGTATAGATCCATCCCATTAAGATCCTGAGCAATCGTCTTCAATGCAGTTGATACAATTGTACCATCCAAACAGGCAACAATCATACCCAAAGCCAGACCTAGCATGATCATATTTCGGGTTTTAGAATCAATATTTGAGCTGTTGACAGATGTTCTTACATTTTGAGTCATTCAACATCTCCAAAGATATGTTGAGATCTCAACAAATCATTGTATTTAAAGATGTTGAGGCATCAACAAATCTTGATAGATGCTGAGAGGTTATTCTGAAACTTATTATGAATGAATTAGTGTTAATCGCAGCAATACACATTCTAAGTGCTGTCTCCCGCACGTAGCAAATATAAAGTAAACACACGCTCATTCCTCATGTAATTTTAATAAACAGTTTATGTGATTAACATGGAAAAAATCTCAATGGAAACAGCCGTCAAGCTGTGTAAAGATGGGGAAAAACTCTTACAAATCGAGAAAAAAGATGTAGTCCATGAGCGGCTGAAGATGCTGGTCTCATATTCTAAAAAACATTCTCCTTATTTTAGAAAACATTATTCTGAAATCGATGAAGATAACTTCACGCTCGAGGATCTACCGCCGGTTTCAAAACCT from Candidatus Methanomassiliicoccus intestinalis Issoire-Mx1 encodes:
- a CDS encoding MDR family MFS transporter codes for the protein MTQNVRTSVNSSNIDSKTRNMIMLGLALGMIVACLDGTIVSTALKTIAQDLNGMDLYSWAITAYMLCETVLIPISGKLSDIYGRKPLLLVGIGLFLAGSVLAGLSTNMVELIAFRALQGFGGGTLIPVATATVADLYPPEKRGKVQGMLGAIFAVGSAIGPLLGGIITDSIGWHWCFFINVPIGLVMIALTAAKFPSINVQEKPYIDYTGMGVLSIFIADILLLFTWAGNDFAWISVETLIMVIIAVALLHAFVKIEHKVKDPVMNPHIFKNKLIVSSGVMVFIFGMTMMGVLTFITIFLQMIMGYTPTESGYVTLALVAGMMITSISSGALLNRTGYKPWLISGPIFSFIGLLMMSFLHNGSDLWFLLLSLFICGFGFGCVMSVIMILVQNNSSEKEMGMVTSTINLFRNIGGTMATGLFATIISTAFIQKLNAIPGLSDAGFPMTTSILNHLGEIMSEFGPGYVQTIVSDYGDAIALTFLVAAILILFVAVIASFLKTRPIVSVKTEKNLDQVIEKEE